The Amycolatopsis viridis genome window below encodes:
- a CDS encoding ABC transporter ATP-binding protein: MSPNQAPSLTAEKTAVRTTATSAIRLRGLRKEFGSVVAVEGVDLDIAQGEFFSMLGPSGSGKTTVLRMIAGFELPTSGTVELAGRDVTRLAPFARDVNTVFQDYALFPHMTVQQNVEYGLRVKKVPRAQRRERALEALRTVHLEGFESRKPTQLSGGQRQRVALARALVNRPKVLLLDEPLGALDLKLRHAMQSELKQIQREVGITFIFVTHDQDEALTMSDRIAVFNTGGIEQVGTPSEVYEKPATAFVAGFVGTSNLLSGDGAEAVLGTRGVFSIRPEKIRIGTDLSQPAAPGEVSATGTVTSTSYAGATVRYVVALDVGGQLSVVRQNAGAPLDLADNRVRLSWRQEHNFRINDQ; encoded by the coding sequence ATGTCGCCCAACCAAGCACCTTCCCTGACCGCCGAGAAGACCGCCGTCCGCACGACGGCCACCAGCGCGATCCGCCTGCGCGGCCTGCGCAAGGAGTTCGGCTCCGTGGTGGCCGTGGAAGGCGTCGACCTGGACATCGCGCAGGGCGAGTTCTTCTCGATGCTCGGACCGTCCGGTTCCGGCAAGACCACCGTGCTGCGCATGATCGCCGGGTTCGAACTGCCCACGTCCGGCACGGTCGAACTGGCCGGCCGCGACGTCACACGGCTGGCCCCGTTCGCGCGCGACGTGAACACGGTGTTCCAGGACTACGCGCTGTTCCCGCACATGACCGTGCAGCAGAACGTGGAATACGGCCTGCGGGTCAAGAAGGTGCCGCGCGCGCAGCGCCGCGAACGCGCCCTCGAGGCACTGCGGACCGTTCACCTGGAAGGGTTCGAAAGCCGCAAACCCACGCAACTGTCCGGCGGTCAGCGACAGCGCGTCGCGCTGGCCCGCGCTCTGGTCAACCGGCCCAAGGTGCTGCTGCTCGACGAACCGCTCGGCGCACTGGACCTGAAGCTGCGGCACGCCATGCAGAGCGAGCTGAAGCAGATCCAGCGCGAGGTCGGCATCACGTTCATCTTCGTCACCCACGACCAGGACGAGGCGCTGACGATGAGCGACCGGATCGCGGTGTTCAACACCGGCGGCATCGAACAGGTCGGCACGCCCAGCGAGGTGTACGAGAAGCCGGCCACCGCGTTCGTCGCCGGGTTCGTCGGCACGTCGAACCTGCTCTCCGGCGACGGCGCCGAAGCCGTGCTCGGCACCCGTGGCGTGTTCAGCATCCGGCCGGAGAAGATCCGCATCGGCACCGACCTGTCCCAGCCCGCCGCGCCCGGCGAGGTCAGCGCGACCGGCACGGTCACCAGCACCTCCTACGCCGGCGCCACCGTCCGCTACGTCGTCGCGCTCGACGTCGGCGGGCAGCTCTCGGTGGTCCGGCAGAACGCCGGCGCACCACTCGACCTCGCCGACAACCGGGTCCGCCTGTCCTGGCGGCAGGAACACAACTTCCGCATCAACGACCAGTGA
- a CDS encoding gamma-aminobutyraldehyde dehydrogenase, which yields MHQLKHFIDGEPADSADGAVAEIIDPVTGRPYCTAPVGSAQDVDRALRAAARAFEDWRETTPGTRQVALLKIADAVERRADEIVRVESANTGKPLAVTTTEEIPAIVDQLRFFAGAARALEGRSAGEYLTGHTSYVRREPIGVCAQVTPWNYPLLMAIWKIAPALAAGNTVVLKPSDTTPASTVLLAEIAAEFLPPGVLNVVCGDRNTGRALVEHEIPAMVSITGSVRAGIEVAGAAATDLKRVHLELGGKAPVLVFDDADLENAAETIAMAGFFNAGQDCTAATRVLVHDDVHDEFVAALTRHAEATRTGLPDDPDVLYGPLNSAGHLAKVAGFIERLPAHATVHTGGKPARDEGYFFEPTVISGVRQDDEISQNEVFGPVITVQRFGGEDEALAAANGVEYGLASSLWTADHRRAMRLSAKLDFGCVWINTHIPLVAEMPHGGFKKSGYGKDLSLYGLEDYTRIKHVMTAW from the coding sequence GTGCACCAGCTGAAGCACTTCATCGACGGCGAACCCGCGGATTCCGCTGACGGAGCCGTCGCCGAGATCATCGATCCGGTCACCGGACGGCCGTACTGCACCGCCCCGGTCGGCAGCGCCCAGGACGTGGACCGCGCACTGCGTGCCGCGGCCCGGGCGTTCGAGGACTGGCGGGAGACCACCCCCGGCACGCGCCAGGTCGCGCTGCTCAAGATCGCCGACGCGGTCGAGCGGCGGGCCGACGAGATCGTGCGCGTCGAGTCGGCCAACACCGGCAAGCCGCTCGCCGTCACCACGACCGAAGAGATCCCGGCGATCGTCGACCAGCTCCGGTTCTTCGCCGGGGCCGCCCGCGCACTGGAGGGCCGGTCCGCGGGCGAGTACCTGACCGGCCACACCTCCTACGTCCGGCGCGAACCGATCGGCGTCTGCGCGCAGGTGACGCCGTGGAACTACCCGCTGCTGATGGCGATCTGGAAGATCGCGCCCGCACTCGCGGCGGGCAATACGGTGGTGCTCAAGCCGTCCGACACCACCCCGGCGTCCACGGTGCTGCTCGCCGAGATCGCCGCGGAGTTCCTGCCGCCCGGCGTGCTCAACGTGGTCTGCGGGGACCGGAACACCGGCCGGGCGCTGGTCGAGCACGAGATCCCGGCGATGGTGTCGATCACCGGCTCGGTCCGCGCCGGCATCGAGGTGGCCGGCGCCGCTGCCACCGACCTCAAGCGGGTGCACCTGGAACTCGGCGGCAAGGCCCCGGTGCTCGTCTTCGACGACGCCGACCTCGAGAACGCGGCCGAAACCATCGCCATGGCCGGGTTCTTCAACGCCGGCCAGGACTGCACCGCCGCCACCCGCGTCCTGGTGCACGACGACGTCCACGACGAGTTCGTCGCCGCGCTGACCCGGCACGCCGAGGCGACCAGGACCGGCCTGCCCGACGACCCCGACGTGCTCTACGGCCCGCTCAACAGCGCCGGCCACCTCGCCAAGGTCGCCGGGTTCATCGAGCGGCTGCCCGCGCACGCGACCGTCCACACCGGAGGGAAACCGGCCCGCGACGAAGGCTACTTCTTCGAGCCGACGGTGATCTCCGGCGTCCGGCAGGACGACGAGATCTCGCAGAACGAGGTGTTCGGCCCGGTCATCACGGTGCAGCGGTTCGGCGGCGAGGACGAGGCGCTGGCCGCCGCCAACGGCGTCGAGTACGGGCTCGCGTCGTCGCTGTGGACCGCCGACCACCGGCGCGCGATGCGCCTGTCCGCGAAGCTCGACTTCGGCTGCGTCTGGATCAACACCCACATCCCGCTGGTGGCCGAGATGCCGCACGGCGGGTTCAAGAAGTCCGGTTACGGCAAGGACCTCTCGCTGTACGGGCTCGAGGACTACACCCGGATCAAGCACGTCATGACGGCGTGGTGA